A window of the Myxococcus fulvus genome harbors these coding sequences:
- a CDS encoding EI24 domain-containing protein yields the protein MSPPSPIPTVSPQPRLSDFFQGLGLLGRAAGLILRSRPLFALSALCAVVTAIALVGLAWLLYHYAPLALGSVWTLPESWYGRGAWYTVLVLSGLVLWVVGANIVPPLLLAPLQDPLSEATEALCGGNDGPPFTLAGLLRGITTGLLHTLARLFFLVAGLTLLLPLHLIPGLGSVLWTVLGALWTMTWMAGEFLAAPMTRHLYPFAEVRRMLRQRRALCLGLGAGVYILLWVPILNTFFLPVAIVAGTLLYRGFLKAGLLPPPPGASRGTLP from the coding sequence ATGAGCCCTCCCTCTCCCATCCCCACTGTGTCCCCCCAGCCGCGCCTGTCCGATTTCTTCCAGGGCCTGGGCCTCCTCGGCCGAGCCGCGGGCCTCATCCTGCGCTCCCGCCCCCTCTTCGCCCTGTCCGCCCTGTGCGCCGTCGTCACCGCCATCGCCCTGGTGGGCCTGGCCTGGCTCCTGTACCACTACGCCCCCCTGGCCCTGGGCTCCGTCTGGACCCTGCCCGAGTCCTGGTACGGCCGGGGCGCCTGGTACACGGTGCTGGTGCTCTCGGGCCTGGTGCTCTGGGTGGTGGGCGCCAACATCGTCCCGCCCCTCCTGCTCGCCCCCCTGCAGGATCCGCTGTCGGAGGCCACCGAGGCCCTCTGTGGGGGAAACGACGGCCCGCCCTTCACCCTGGCCGGCCTCCTGCGGGGCATCACCACGGGCCTGCTCCACACGCTCGCCCGGCTGTTCTTCCTGGTCGCCGGGCTGACGCTCCTGCTCCCCCTGCACCTCATCCCCGGGCTGGGCAGCGTGCTGTGGACGGTGCTCGGGGCCCTGTGGACCATGACCTGGATGGCGGGCGAGTTCCTGGCCGCCCCCATGACGCGCCACCTGTACCCCTTCGCCGAGGTGCGCCGGATGCTCCGCCAGCGCCGCGCCCTCTGCCTGGGCCTGGGGGCGGGCGTCTACATCCTGCTCTGGGTGCCGATCCTCAATACGTTCTTCCTCCCGGTGGCCATCGTCGCGGGCACCCTCCTCTACCGGGGGTTCCTGAAGGCGGGCCTCCTGCCGCCCCCTCCCGGGGCCAGCCGGGGGACGCTGCCCTGA
- a CDS encoding glutamate--cysteine ligase produces MSLDLKRAASEPITSVDMLVSGFRAAEKPQGELRLGLEHEKLLYPVGSSEPVPYEGDSGVGALLTRLAPDGYVPFRETPDSPVIALQRERGEATISLEPGGQFELSGSPFHTAREAHAENLAHLKQVKAAAGELGLRLVTLGYRPTGTTFTQPWMPKSRYLVMRRTLPERGRLALNMMLMTATGQVSLDWKDEADCVRKTVVVARLSPIMNALYANSPLVDGRPSGYLSFRNRVWDEVDPTRCGYLPAFFDGSFSYRAYVEWALDAPLLFLRREGQYLHPKLTFRQLLEQGHEGNPPDLADWTDHLSTLFPEVRLKKVVEVRGADCGNAAMTGALAALWRGILYDATALDEAERLLPKLTYVEHLAFHDTARREGLAGRLGARELYRLAEEMVGIARRGLNRLDAADAPLLEPLAEVAASKRSPAAELLEAWEKDPRPETVLSLRTV; encoded by the coding sequence ATGTCACTCGACCTCAAGCGCGCCGCCTCCGAGCCCATCACCTCCGTCGACATGCTGGTGTCGGGATTTCGCGCCGCCGAGAAACCCCAGGGCGAACTGCGCCTGGGGCTCGAGCACGAGAAGCTCCTCTACCCGGTGGGCTCGTCCGAGCCGGTCCCCTACGAGGGTGACTCCGGGGTGGGCGCGCTGCTGACCCGGCTGGCCCCCGACGGCTACGTCCCGTTCCGGGAGACGCCCGACTCCCCCGTCATCGCCCTGCAGCGCGAGCGCGGCGAGGCCACCATCTCCCTGGAGCCCGGCGGCCAGTTCGAGCTGTCCGGCAGCCCCTTCCACACCGCGCGCGAGGCCCACGCGGAGAACCTGGCCCACCTCAAGCAGGTGAAGGCGGCGGCGGGGGAGCTGGGGTTGCGGCTCGTCACCCTGGGCTATCGGCCCACGGGGACCACGTTCACCCAGCCGTGGATGCCCAAGAGCCGCTACCTGGTGATGCGGCGCACCCTGCCGGAGCGCGGCCGGCTGGCGCTGAACATGATGTTGATGACCGCCACCGGACAGGTGTCGCTCGACTGGAAGGACGAGGCCGACTGTGTCCGCAAGACGGTGGTGGTGGCCCGGCTGTCTCCCATCATGAACGCGCTGTACGCCAACAGCCCGCTCGTGGACGGAAGGCCCTCCGGGTACCTGTCGTTCAGGAACCGCGTCTGGGACGAGGTGGACCCGACGCGCTGCGGCTACCTGCCGGCGTTCTTCGACGGCTCCTTCTCCTATCGGGCCTACGTGGAGTGGGCGCTGGACGCGCCGCTGCTCTTCCTGCGTCGCGAGGGGCAGTATCTGCACCCGAAGCTCACCTTCCGACAGTTGCTGGAGCAGGGCCACGAGGGGAATCCGCCGGACCTGGCGGACTGGACGGACCACCTCTCCACGCTCTTCCCCGAGGTGCGGCTGAAGAAGGTCGTCGAGGTGCGCGGCGCGGACTGCGGCAACGCGGCGATGACGGGCGCGCTGGCGGCCTTGTGGCGCGGCATCCTGTACGACGCCACCGCGCTGGACGAGGCGGAGCGGCTGTTGCCCAAGCTCACGTATGTGGAGCACCTGGCCTTCCACGACACGGCCCGGCGCGAGGGGCTGGCGGGGCGGCTGGGCGCGCGCGAGCTGTACCGGCTCGCGGAGGAGATGGTGGGCATCGCGCGGCGGGGCCTGAATCGGCTGGACGCGGCGGATGCGCCGTTGCTGGAGCCGCTCGCGGAGGTCGCCGCGTCGAAGCGCTCGCCGGCCGCGGAGCTGCTCGAGGCGTGGGAGAAGGACCCACGCCCCGAGACGGTGCTCTCGCTCAGGACGGTGTGA
- a CDS encoding Hsp70 family protein: MAQLVPLPGTDGHELPALVAVDGNEELLVGPAAQVEATRAPRRAAPGLMRLLGLRARSPRLRTLAPQLPFPVAADPSGDASVELGGRLVAPTLVTALLLRELKHAASTFVGRKATRAVICAPTHFTDRQRAALRDAATMAGLDAQRILTAPAAAALAHGHGKGLARKRVLVVDLGGGGLGVCVVQVTGDDLEVITTGGDPTVGGLDFDARIAEALASDLAAQGIPRPEHPLDWGPLRSAAESAKMALTEKDQVDIALPSGSVPPLSRERMEALTADLAQRVTSVVREVLDSNALSPQGLDAVLLVGGQGRTPLVRRRLEESLGVPVRDDVDARGAVALGAALLGHGIVLAEGGKPAASVSEVLSAPIGVAERGGTQRRVLERTTRLPAGKTLVIPVPAPGPLELALFQGTAPLVAENEYLGRVSLNVERPGEVELHFALTADAALSLEATLPGVRRQPVSLALEDLDDAGREALVARSPLVGEPEARPSGILSGLKKLFGRR; encoded by the coding sequence ATCGCCCAGCTCGTCCCGCTCCCGGGCACCGACGGCCACGAACTCCCCGCCCTTGTCGCCGTGGACGGCAACGAAGAGCTGCTCGTCGGCCCCGCCGCTCAAGTCGAGGCCACGCGCGCCCCACGTCGCGCCGCGCCCGGGCTCATGCGATTGCTCGGCCTGCGCGCACGCTCGCCCCGCCTGCGCACCCTCGCCCCACAGCTCCCCTTCCCCGTCGCCGCGGACCCGAGCGGCGATGCCTCCGTGGAACTCGGTGGACGCCTCGTCGCGCCCACGCTCGTCACCGCGCTCCTCCTGCGCGAGCTGAAGCACGCCGCCTCGACCTTCGTCGGCCGCAAGGCCACTCGCGCCGTCATCTGCGCCCCCACCCACTTCACCGACCGACAGCGCGCCGCCCTGCGTGACGCGGCCACCATGGCCGGACTCGATGCCCAGCGCATCCTCACCGCCCCCGCCGCCGCGGCCCTCGCCCACGGTCACGGCAAGGGCCTGGCTCGCAAGCGCGTCCTCGTCGTCGACCTCGGTGGCGGAGGGCTCGGCGTGTGCGTCGTCCAAGTCACCGGCGACGACCTCGAGGTCATCACCACCGGCGGAGACCCCACCGTGGGAGGCCTCGACTTCGACGCCCGCATCGCCGAGGCCCTCGCCAGTGACCTCGCGGCCCAGGGCATCCCCCGCCCCGAGCACCCGCTCGACTGGGGCCCCCTGCGCAGCGCCGCCGAGTCCGCCAAGATGGCCCTCACCGAGAAGGACCAGGTGGACATCGCCCTGCCCTCGGGAAGTGTCCCCCCGCTCAGCCGCGAGCGCATGGAGGCCCTCACCGCGGACCTCGCCCAGCGCGTGACCTCCGTCGTGCGCGAGGTCCTCGACTCCAACGCCCTCTCCCCGCAGGGACTCGACGCCGTGCTCCTCGTGGGTGGCCAGGGCCGCACGCCCCTGGTCCGTCGCCGCCTGGAGGAGAGCCTCGGCGTCCCCGTGCGCGACGACGTGGACGCGCGCGGCGCCGTGGCCCTGGGCGCGGCCCTGCTCGGCCACGGAATCGTCCTCGCCGAGGGCGGCAAGCCCGCCGCCTCCGTCTCCGAGGTCCTCTCCGCCCCCATCGGCGTCGCCGAGCGCGGAGGCACCCAGCGCCGAGTCCTCGAGCGAACGACACGCCTTCCCGCGGGCAAGACGCTCGTCATCCCCGTGCCCGCGCCCGGCCCGCTGGAGCTCGCCCTCTTCCAGGGCACCGCGCCGCTCGTCGCGGAGAACGAATACCTCGGCCGCGTCTCGCTCAACGTCGAGCGCCCGGGCGAGGTGGAGCTGCACTTCGCGCTCACCGCCGACGCCGCGCTCTCCCTCGAGGCCACGCTGCCAGGCGTGCGCCGCCAGCCTGTCTCCCTCGCCCTGGAGGACCTGGACGACGCGGGGCGCGAGGCGCTCGTTGCCCGCTCGCCGCTCGTGGGCGAGCCCGAGGCACGCCCCAGTGGCATCCTCTCCGGGCTGAAGAAGCTCTTCGGCCGCCGCTGA
- a CDS encoding MXAN_5808 family serine peptidase, translating into MNHMPRFLRRISAVAVLLGAWALVGSHRAPIPLMMGAAEAGQGQGTWDGSLPSAKGEKAPHDLNSLRVLTKVILYVKENYVDPKRIKPKEMMISSLEYVEKSVPDVLVDGNPETGKLAVNVNGKSREFDIAHVDSLWKMSFALKDVFDFLSKNMRPIEDTRDIEYAAVNGMLSTLDPHSVLLRPELYREMKLSTKGEFGGLGFVIQMREGNLTVVKVLPKTPAHRAGIQKDDRIKKIGEESTVNMDLNEAVSKLRGPVDSRITITVERDGWEKPRVMTVARAMISIESVQHKMLSGNVGYIRLKNFQGNTTRDLEAALGELRKQADTKGGFKGLVLDLRGNPGGLLEQAIQVSDTFLSSGTIVATVGLSDKLREEKRARPTEGEDAYPIAVLVNAGSASASEIVAGALKNLNRGVIIGRQTFGKGSVQVLYDFPDDSALKLTIAKYLTPGDVSIQEVGIVPDIQLVPTRVTDERVDVFASRRSMGEADLDQHFGNPDSTTVAKKREDVLDREKPRESLKYLKVDPKQQEKLAAAAKEEPKPKAVATEKVEKKPHGENDPLLDVAGQGEDLDDQLDAESQDEIKEDFEVQFARDYVLRAPATTRQKMLEQGKPFIEQKRREEETRINNAIAALGVDWSAGPTPKNVQLTGTLTPSPDAKIMAGELLEMVVTAENKGGEPLKRVRAWTESDNAFLDRREFIFGALNPGEKKSWKVKVRLPKDLTSRRDDVTVRFFDDQGALPETRVSELNFAELPRPSFAFNWQVIDDCATCNGDGVVQRGESVAVLLDVTNVGPGTALDSFTQIKNGGDANIFIEKGRFKLGELKSGETKSARFQVEVKKGYKGDTFPLKLAIIDEPLEEFVMEKMELPVKDAAVATMEPKKGTVRIAEKVELFGSPVENARTVAKLNAAAVVPVEASTKGFLRVELEKNRFAFVRAQDAREVKAGKPVAPKVAWTTTRRPPDIKLDADPSAGGLVANGEKFTLSGVVTDPNGLLDVYVLVNDQKVFFKGVDPAKGEPNSLKFSTEFTLKEGNNNVLVVARESTDFASRRTLVIRRRPAEVAQTVPAPGQPAGTVKPRQQ; encoded by the coding sequence ATGAATCACATGCCGCGTTTTCTCCGCCGCATCTCCGCCGTAGCCGTGCTCCTCGGAGCATGGGCCCTCGTGGGCAGCCATCGCGCGCCGATACCGCTGATGATGGGCGCGGCGGAGGCCGGTCAGGGGCAGGGCACCTGGGACGGCAGCCTGCCCTCCGCCAAGGGCGAGAAGGCGCCGCATGACCTCAACAGCCTTCGCGTGCTGACCAAGGTCATCCTCTACGTGAAGGAGAACTACGTCGACCCCAAGCGCATCAAGCCGAAGGAGATGATGATCTCCTCGCTCGAGTACGTGGAGAAGAGCGTCCCGGACGTGCTGGTGGACGGCAACCCGGAGACGGGCAAGCTGGCGGTCAACGTCAACGGCAAGTCGCGCGAGTTCGACATCGCGCACGTCGACTCGCTGTGGAAGATGTCGTTCGCGCTCAAGGACGTCTTCGACTTCCTGTCGAAGAACATGCGTCCCATCGAGGACACGCGCGACATCGAGTACGCGGCCGTCAACGGCATGCTGTCCACCCTGGACCCGCACTCGGTGCTGCTGCGCCCGGAGCTGTACCGGGAGATGAAGCTGTCCACCAAGGGCGAGTTCGGCGGCCTGGGCTTCGTCATCCAGATGCGCGAGGGCAACCTCACCGTCGTCAAGGTGCTGCCCAAGACGCCCGCGCACCGCGCCGGCATCCAGAAGGATGACCGCATCAAGAAGATTGGCGAGGAGTCCACCGTCAACATGGACCTCAACGAGGCCGTGTCCAAGCTGCGCGGTCCGGTGGACAGCCGCATCACGATTACCGTGGAGCGCGACGGCTGGGAGAAGCCGCGCGTGATGACGGTGGCGCGCGCGATGATCTCCATCGAGAGCGTGCAGCACAAGATGCTCTCCGGGAACGTCGGCTACATCCGGCTGAAGAACTTCCAGGGCAACACCACGCGCGACCTGGAGGCGGCGCTGGGCGAGCTGCGCAAGCAGGCGGACACCAAGGGCGGCTTCAAGGGCCTGGTGCTGGACCTGCGCGGCAACCCGGGCGGTCTCCTGGAGCAGGCCATCCAGGTGTCGGACACGTTCCTGTCGAGCGGCACCATCGTCGCGACGGTGGGCCTGTCGGACAAGCTGCGCGAGGAGAAGCGCGCGCGTCCCACCGAGGGCGAGGACGCCTACCCCATCGCGGTGCTGGTGAACGCGGGCAGCGCGTCGGCGTCCGAAATCGTGGCGGGCGCGCTCAAGAACCTCAACCGCGGCGTCATCATCGGCCGGCAGACGTTCGGCAAGGGCAGCGTGCAGGTGCTGTACGACTTCCCGGACGACAGCGCGCTGAAGCTGACCATCGCGAAGTACCTGACGCCCGGCGACGTCTCCATCCAGGAGGTCGGCATCGTCCCGGACATCCAGCTCGTCCCCACCCGCGTCACCGACGAGCGCGTGGACGTGTTCGCGTCGCGTCGCTCCATGGGCGAGGCGGACCTGGACCAGCACTTCGGCAACCCGGACTCCACCACCGTCGCCAAGAAGCGCGAGGACGTGCTGGACCGCGAGAAGCCGCGCGAGAGCCTCAAGTACCTGAAGGTGGACCCCAAGCAGCAGGAGAAGCTGGCCGCCGCCGCCAAGGAGGAGCCCAAGCCCAAGGCCGTCGCCACCGAGAAGGTGGAGAAGAAGCCCCACGGTGAGAACGACCCGCTGCTGGACGTGGCGGGCCAGGGCGAGGACCTGGACGACCAGCTGGACGCGGAGTCCCAGGACGAAATCAAGGAGGACTTCGAGGTGCAGTTCGCGCGCGACTACGTGCTGCGCGCGCCGGCCACCACCCGCCAGAAGATGCTGGAGCAGGGCAAGCCCTTCATCGAGCAGAAGCGCCGTGAGGAGGAGACGCGCATCAACAACGCCATCGCCGCGCTGGGTGTGGACTGGAGCGCGGGGCCCACGCCAAAGAACGTGCAGCTGACCGGCACGCTGACGCCGTCCCCGGACGCGAAGATCATGGCCGGCGAGCTCCTGGAGATGGTGGTGACGGCGGAGAACAAGGGCGGCGAGCCGCTCAAGCGCGTCCGCGCCTGGACCGAGAGCGACAACGCGTTCCTGGACCGCCGCGAGTTCATCTTCGGCGCGCTCAACCCGGGCGAGAAGAAGTCCTGGAAGGTGAAGGTGCGCCTGCCCAAGGACCTCACCAGCCGCCGCGACGACGTGACGGTGCGCTTCTTCGACGACCAGGGCGCGCTGCCGGAGACGCGCGTGTCGGAGCTGAACTTCGCCGAGCTGCCGCGTCCGTCCTTCGCGTTCAACTGGCAGGTCATCGACGACTGCGCCACCTGCAACGGTGACGGCGTGGTCCAGCGCGGTGAGTCGGTGGCGGTGCTGCTGGACGTGACGAACGTGGGTCCGGGCACGGCGCTGGACTCGTTCACGCAGATCAAGAATGGCGGCGACGCGAACATCTTCATCGAGAAGGGCCGCTTCAAACTCGGCGAGCTGAAGTCGGGTGAGACGAAGTCCGCGCGCTTCCAGGTGGAGGTGAAGAAGGGCTACAAGGGCGACACCTTCCCGCTGAAGCTGGCCATCATCGACGAGCCCCTCGAGGAGTTCGTGATGGAGAAGATGGAGCTGCCGGTGAAGGACGCGGCGGTGGCCACGATGGAGCCCAAGAAGGGCACGGTGCGCATCGCGGAGAAGGTGGAGCTGTTCGGCTCGCCGGTGGAGAACGCCCGCACGGTGGCGAAGCTGAACGCCGCCGCGGTGGTGCCGGTGGAGGCCTCGACGAAGGGCTTCCTGCGCGTGGAGCTGGAGAAGAACCGCTTCGCCTTCGTGCGCGCCCAGGATGCTCGCGAGGTGAAGGCCGGCAAGCCCGTGGCGCCCAAGGTGGCCTGGACGACGACGCGCCGTCCGCCGGACATCAAGCTGGACGCGGATCCGTCCGCGGGCGGCCTGGTCGCCAACGGGGAGAAGTTCACCCTGTCCGGCGTCGTGACGGACCCCAACGGCCTCTTGGACGTCTACGTGCTGGTGAATGACCAGAAGGTCTTCTTCAAGGGCGTGGACCCGGCCAAGGGCGAGCCCAACTCGTTGAAGTTCTCCACCGAGTTCACGCTCAAGGAGGGCAACAACAACGTGCTGGTGGTGGCGCGCGAGAGCACCGACTTCGCCAGCCGCCGCACCCTGGTCATCCGCCGCCGTCCGGCGGAGGTCGCCCAGACGGTGCCCGCGCCGGGTCAGCCGGCCGGGACGGTGAAGCCGCGGCAGCAGTAG
- a CDS encoding HEAT repeat domain-containing protein, which translates to MRLPALSLLLLLLAPGATLAQGDTRLAFLGRQLQQGKDPRSRSQAALVLGATEDPEAVAVLCPGLKDASELVRAAVAKSLAKLLESSALPCLEAHKDEADAAVQAAVREAVSALKEYQARPARLYIAMEGMKDLTRSLPPELVKATEARLRSRLVRRGAVLAPAKETKAQAKGALKKLGVRGFRITPEVHPMEGGGLRVAIVCMTYPDLSLLGQVDVKAGGAQPADLLKALVPRAVEDAAETFEWSNDT; encoded by the coding sequence ATGCGGCTGCCCGCTCTCTCCCTGCTCTTGTTGCTCCTCGCGCCCGGCGCGACCCTCGCCCAGGGGGATACCCGTCTTGCGTTCCTGGGGCGCCAGCTCCAGCAGGGCAAGGACCCTCGCTCCCGCTCCCAGGCGGCGCTCGTGCTGGGCGCCACCGAGGACCCGGAGGCCGTGGCCGTGCTGTGCCCCGGCCTCAAGGACGCAAGCGAGCTGGTGCGCGCCGCTGTGGCCAAGTCGCTGGCGAAGCTCCTGGAGTCCTCCGCGTTGCCCTGCCTGGAGGCCCACAAGGACGAGGCGGACGCGGCGGTGCAGGCGGCGGTGCGCGAGGCGGTGAGCGCGCTGAAGGAGTACCAGGCGCGTCCGGCCCGGCTGTACATCGCCATGGAGGGCATGAAGGACCTGACGCGCTCGCTGCCGCCGGAGCTGGTGAAGGCCACCGAGGCACGGCTGCGCTCTCGGCTGGTGCGCCGGGGCGCGGTGCTGGCGCCGGCCAAGGAGACCAAGGCGCAGGCCAAGGGCGCGCTGAAGAAGCTGGGCGTGCGGGGTTTTCGCATCACCCCGGAGGTCCACCCCATGGAGGGTGGGGGCCTGCGGGTGGCCATCGTCTGCATGACCTACCCGGACCTGTCCCTGTTGGGGCAGGTGGACGTGAAGGCCGGGGGCGCGCAGCCCGCGGACCTCCTCAAGGCGCTGGTCCCCCGCGCCGTGGAGGACGCC
- the alaS gene encoding alanine--tRNA ligase yields the protein MPSALTASEIREAFLKFFEERGHRRVPSSSLVPANDPTLLFTNAGMVQFKDVFTGRERRDYSRATTSQKCVRAGGKHNDLDNVGYTARHHTFFEMLGNFSFGDYFKADAIAYGWEFVTKTLGLPPARLAITVFNGEGGIPWDEEAFELWAKQGVARERIYKLGLKDNFWSMGETGPCGPCSEIHFHQGDDIPCVEEAAGKKCQGVACDCDRWLEIWNLVFMQFERKEKDAPLIPLPKPSIDTGAGLERIASVVQGKRSNYDTDLFQSIIAKVVELCGKPYSQETGASHRVIADHARAAAFLIADGVQPSNEGRGYVLRRIMRRAIRHGTLLDLEQVFFFKVVDRVIELMGDAYPELRDSRPFILKVAEHEEESFRHTLNRGMKMIDESVARLKQSGEKLMSGPDVFLLHGTYGFPWDLTQIILREHGLDADIPGFEEELAKEGERNKGGKLTKDKAIGDVYLKLLEKLGPSEFLGYEGEGHEGEGSIRALIRDGAEAVQASQGDKVELVLDRTPFYGESGGQLGDTGDIVGHGGKAKAKVLDAQRPVQGLIVHTVEVLEGTFKVGDMVQAAVDVERRKAIRANHSATHLLHKALKLVLGEHVKQAGSVVAADFLRFDFSHFGPMTTEESEKVEDLVNGWIRDNAAAQTRVMALEDAKKSGAVAMFGEKYGETVRVVTVHPESTELCGGTHVKRSGDIGLFKISSESGVASGVRRIIALTGVGAFQHVREQEHELRKVAELLKTSPKDVVKRVEAAQKRVKELERKVEEVSVKAQTAGSKDLLEQARDVNGIKVLATRVDPADDKVFRGMADQLRDRIQSGVVAIGGEKDGRAIILVAVTKDVVAKGISAGELVREMAKEVGGKGGGKPDMAQAGGPDSAKLPAALDKLYELVKGAGAA from the coding sequence ATGCCTTCCGCCCTGACCGCCTCCGAGATTCGAGAGGCGTTCCTCAAGTTCTTCGAGGAGCGTGGACACCGCCGCGTCCCGTCCTCCTCGCTGGTGCCCGCCAACGACCCGACGCTGCTGTTCACCAACGCGGGCATGGTGCAGTTCAAGGATGTCTTCACGGGCCGCGAGCGCCGTGACTACAGCCGCGCCACGACGTCGCAGAAGTGCGTGCGCGCCGGCGGCAAGCACAACGACCTCGACAACGTGGGCTACACGGCGCGCCACCACACGTTCTTCGAGATGCTCGGCAACTTCTCCTTCGGCGACTACTTCAAGGCGGACGCGATTGCGTACGGCTGGGAGTTCGTGACGAAGACGCTCGGACTTCCCCCCGCGCGGCTGGCCATCACCGTGTTCAACGGCGAGGGCGGCATCCCGTGGGACGAAGAGGCGTTCGAGCTGTGGGCGAAGCAGGGCGTCGCCCGCGAGCGCATCTACAAGCTCGGCCTGAAGGACAACTTCTGGTCCATGGGCGAGACGGGCCCGTGCGGCCCCTGCTCCGAGATCCACTTCCACCAGGGCGACGACATCCCCTGTGTCGAGGAGGCGGCGGGCAAGAAGTGTCAGGGCGTCGCGTGCGACTGTGACCGCTGGCTCGAAATCTGGAACCTCGTGTTCATGCAGTTCGAGCGCAAGGAGAAGGACGCGCCGCTGATTCCGCTGCCCAAGCCGTCCATCGACACGGGCGCGGGCCTGGAGCGCATCGCCTCCGTCGTGCAGGGCAAGCGCTCCAACTACGACACCGACCTGTTCCAGAGCATCATCGCGAAGGTGGTGGAGCTCTGCGGCAAGCCGTACTCGCAGGAGACGGGCGCCTCCCACCGCGTCATCGCGGACCACGCGCGCGCGGCGGCGTTCCTCATCGCCGACGGCGTGCAGCCCTCCAACGAGGGCCGCGGCTACGTCCTGCGCCGCATCATGCGCCGCGCCATCCGCCACGGCACGCTCCTGGACCTGGAGCAGGTCTTCTTCTTCAAGGTCGTGGACCGGGTCATCGAGCTGATGGGTGACGCGTACCCGGAGCTGCGCGACAGCCGGCCCTTCATCCTCAAGGTCGCCGAGCACGAGGAGGAGAGCTTCCGCCACACGCTCAACCGCGGCATGAAGATGATCGACGAGAGCGTCGCCCGGCTGAAGCAGTCCGGCGAGAAGCTCATGTCGGGCCCGGACGTGTTCCTGCTGCACGGCACCTACGGCTTCCCGTGGGATTTGACGCAGATCATCCTGCGCGAGCACGGACTCGACGCGGACATCCCCGGCTTCGAGGAGGAGCTGGCGAAGGAGGGGGAGCGCAACAAGGGCGGCAAGCTCACCAAGGACAAGGCCATCGGGGACGTGTACCTCAAGCTCCTGGAGAAGCTCGGGCCCTCCGAGTTCCTGGGCTACGAGGGCGAGGGCCACGAGGGCGAGGGCAGCATCCGCGCGCTGATTCGCGACGGCGCGGAGGCGGTCCAGGCGTCCCAGGGCGACAAGGTGGAGCTGGTGCTGGACCGGACGCCCTTCTACGGCGAGTCCGGTGGCCAGCTTGGCGACACCGGCGACATCGTGGGCCACGGCGGCAAGGCGAAGGCCAAGGTGCTGGACGCGCAGCGCCCGGTGCAGGGGCTCATCGTCCACACGGTGGAAGTCCTTGAGGGCACCTTCAAGGTCGGCGACATGGTGCAGGCGGCGGTGGACGTGGAGCGGCGCAAGGCCATCCGCGCGAACCACTCCGCGACGCACCTCTTGCACAAGGCGCTCAAGCTGGTGCTGGGCGAGCACGTGAAGCAGGCGGGCTCCGTCGTGGCGGCGGACTTCCTGCGCTTCGACTTCTCGCACTTCGGTCCGATGACGACCGAGGAGTCGGAGAAGGTCGAGGACCTGGTCAACGGCTGGATTCGCGACAACGCGGCGGCGCAGACGCGCGTCATGGCGCTGGAGGACGCGAAGAAGTCCGGCGCGGTGGCCATGTTCGGTGAGAAGTACGGCGAGACGGTGCGCGTCGTCACCGTGCACCCGGAGTCCACCGAGCTGTGCGGCGGCACGCACGTGAAGCGCAGCGGCGACATCGGCCTGTTCAAGATTTCGAGCGAGAGCGGCGTGGCGTCCGGCGTGCGGCGCATCATCGCGCTGACGGGCGTGGGCGCGTTCCAGCACGTGCGCGAGCAGGAGCACGAGCTGCGCAAGGTGGCGGAGCTGCTCAAGACGTCGCCCAAGGACGTCGTCAAGCGCGTGGAGGCGGCGCAGAAGCGCGTGAAGGAGCTGGAGCGCAAGGTCGAGGAGGTCTCCGTCAAGGCGCAGACCGCCGGCAGCAAGGACCTGCTGGAGCAGGCGCGCGACGTCAACGGCATCAAGGTGCTGGCCACGCGCGTGGACCCGGCGGACGACAAGGTGTTCCGCGGCATGGCGGACCAGCTGCGAGACCGCATCCAGTCGGGCGTGGTGGCCATCGGCGGTGAGAAGGACGGCCGGGCCATCATCCTCGTCGCGGTGACGAAGGACGTGGTGGCCAAGGGCATCAGCGCGGGTGAGCTGGTCCGGGAGATGGCCAAGGAGGTCGGCGGCAAGGGCGGTGGCAAGCCCGACATGGCGCAGGCCGGTGGACCGGACTCGGCGAAGCTGCCCGCCGCGCTCGACAAGCTGTACGAGCTGGTGAAGGGAGCTGGCGCCGCGTGA
- a CDS encoding outer membrane beta-barrel protein, with translation MRRSMVGGVAVATMALASPAFAIEAQRVAGALDVREQPEVGLDVRLGLGSFTGDLGEDVGVGPLFSINADAQAWKYVGIEVGYELQRMPVDSRRIDDEDAGLWRNNLGLMAKAGPLIDQKWRPFVGAGVGLSYVDPSDGADGVYESDWMTELPLAAGVDYRLGNVLFAGARATYRLLGGENMVDRPGTTSAAKGSLFNANLTLGGRF, from the coding sequence ATGCGACGTTCGATGGTGGGAGGAGTCGCCGTGGCGACCATGGCGCTGGCGAGCCCGGCATTCGCGATTGAGGCCCAGCGCGTGGCGGGGGCGCTCGACGTCAGGGAGCAGCCCGAGGTCGGCCTCGACGTGCGATTGGGCCTGGGCAGCTTCACGGGGGACCTGGGCGAAGACGTGGGCGTGGGTCCCCTCTTCAGCATCAACGCCGACGCGCAGGCCTGGAAGTACGTGGGCATCGAGGTCGGCTACGAGTTGCAGCGCATGCCCGTCGACTCGCGGCGCATCGACGACGAGGACGCGGGCCTGTGGCGCAACAACCTGGGCCTCATGGCCAAGGCGGGCCCGCTCATCGACCAGAAGTGGCGGCCCTTCGTCGGCGCCGGCGTGGGCCTGAGCTACGTCGACCCCTCCGACGGCGCGGATGGCGTCTACGAGAGCGACTGGATGACCGAGCTCCCGCTCGCCGCCGGCGTGGACTACCGCCTGGGCAACGTCCTCTTCGCGGGGGCCCGGGCCACCTACCGACTGCTCGGCGGCGAGAACATGGTGGACCGCCCCGGCACCACCAGCGCCGCCAAGGGCAGCCTCTTCAACGCCAACCTCACCCTGGGCGGCCGCTTCTGA